A region from the Sutcliffiella horikoshii genome encodes:
- a CDS encoding dihydrofolate reductase: MISIIVATDKNSLIGKDNDLPWRIPADLAYFKKVTLGSTIVMGRKTYESIGKPLPKRRNIILSRQEFHADGCETLHSIEEIKRLNVDGEELFIIGGAHIFKETLPMADFLYLTYIDEEFEGDTYFPEVNEQDWELVSSEKGIKDEKNPYDYYFKKFKRTGLSDR, translated from the coding sequence ATGATTTCCATTATTGTAGCTACAGATAAAAATAGCTTAATTGGTAAGGACAATGACCTTCCATGGCGAATTCCTGCAGACTTAGCTTACTTTAAGAAAGTCACCCTTGGCAGCACCATTGTAATGGGCAGGAAGACATATGAATCCATCGGCAAACCACTGCCTAAAAGAAGGAATATCATTTTATCCAGGCAGGAGTTTCATGCAGATGGGTGTGAAACGCTCCATTCTATAGAGGAAATTAAAAGGTTGAATGTGGACGGTGAAGAGCTTTTTATTATAGGCGGGGCTCATATTTTCAAAGAAACACTCCCTATGGCAGACTTTTTATATTTAACCTATATAGATGAAGAATTTGAAGGAGATACATATTTTCCCGAAGTGAATGAACAAGACTGGGAATTGGTCTCTAGTGAAAAAGGTATAAAGGATGAAAAAAATCCTTATGATTACTATTTTAAAAAGTTTAAAAGAACAGGTTTATCAGACAGATAG
- a CDS encoding thymidylate synthase, producing MKQYLDLCKHILHNGTEKEDRTGTGTISTFGYQMRFDLQEGFPLVTTKKLHVKSIIHELLWFLNGDTNIKYLQDNGVRIWNEWADENGDLGPVYGYQWRSWPTPDGESIDQITNLIEQIKHNPDSRRLIVSAWNVANVDSMALPPCHTMFQFYVANGKLSCQLYQRSADVFLGVPFNIASYALLTMMVAQVCDLEPGEFIHTFGDAHIYSNHIDQINLQLGREPKKLPKMKLNKEVTSIFDFKYEDFTLVDYDAHPHIKGVVSV from the coding sequence ATGAAACAATATCTGGATTTATGCAAACACATCTTACATAACGGTACCGAAAAAGAAGACCGGACAGGCACAGGAACGATTAGCACTTTTGGTTATCAAATGAGATTCGACCTTCAAGAAGGGTTTCCATTAGTAACAACCAAAAAACTACACGTAAAATCAATCATTCATGAACTACTCTGGTTTTTAAACGGAGATACAAATATAAAATACTTGCAAGATAATGGGGTAAGAATCTGGAATGAATGGGCAGATGAAAACGGAGACCTCGGCCCTGTATATGGATACCAATGGAGGTCATGGCCAACACCAGATGGAGAAAGCATTGATCAAATAACTAACCTGATTGAACAAATTAAACATAACCCAGATTCAAGAAGACTGATCGTCTCTGCATGGAATGTGGCGAATGTCGATTCTATGGCTTTACCGCCTTGTCATACCATGTTTCAATTTTACGTAGCTAACGGAAAATTATCTTGTCAACTTTACCAAAGGTCGGCCGATGTATTCCTCGGCGTCCCTTTTAATATTGCTTCATATGCCTTGCTTACCATGATGGTTGCGCAAGTTTGTGACTTAGAACCAGGTGAATTCATTCATACCTTTGGTGATGCACATATTTATTCCAATCACATTGATCAAATCAACTTGCAATTGGGGCGTGAACCAAAGAAGTTGCCTAAAATGAAATTAAACAAAGAAGTAACTTCAATCTTTGACTTCAAATATGAAGATTTTACACTTGTGGACTACGACGCGCACCCTCATATCAAAGGGGTCGTCAGTGTATGA